A genomic segment from Chloroflexota bacterium encodes:
- a CDS encoding CBS domain-containing protein: MTRRPRTIHPNATVADAAALMRQLDVGGLPVCDGSRLIGMVTDRDIAIRSAADGHDPHLTPVRDIMSSGVAWATEDDPVEEAARIMREHRIRRLPIVDERHSLVGVVSLGDLAVDVNDRDLSGKALEEISAPSKPER, from the coding sequence ATGACGCGCCGCCCGCGCACCATCCACCCGAACGCCACGGTGGCGGACGCTGCCGCCCTGATGCGCCAGCTCGACGTGGGCGGACTGCCCGTCTGCGACGGCTCGCGCCTGATCGGCATGGTCACCGACCGCGATATCGCGATTCGCTCGGCGGCGGACGGGCACGACCCGCACCTGACGCCGGTCCGCGACATTATGTCCAGCGGCGTGGCCTGGGCCACCGAGGATGACCCGGTGGAGGAGGCCGCCCGGATCATGCGCGAGCATCGCATCCGGCGGCTGCCGATCGTGGACGAGCGGCACAGCCTCGTCGGCGTCGTCTCGCTGGGCGATCTGGCCGTGGATGTGAACGACCGCGACCTGTCGGGCAAGGCGCTGGAGGAGATCTCCGCGCCGTCGAAGCCGGAACGCTAG
- a CDS encoding class II fumarate hydratase has product MAGGPVRRTERDTMGELEVPDGAYYGASTMRAVKNFPASGLKPPSRFVSALALIKLAAAKVNADLGLLDRGLADAIVTAATEIVDGKLDGQIVVDVLFQTGSGTSTNMNANEVIANRAIELLGGQIGSRKPVHPNDHVNICQSSNDVIPSAIQLAALVAIKEDLIPALERLQAALLKQSDELMPVIKTGRTHLQDATPVRLGQEFLGYAGQAERAIRRLKHAQEELGDLPLGGTAVGTGINAHPEFSARACKVLSELSGVEVWETTNHFQAQNTLDAVLETSGVLRTTAISLIKIANDIRWMASGPRAGFAELDLPALQPGSSIMPGKVNPVIAEAVCQVVGQVVGNDQTVAISALQGSNFELNVMMPVACYNVLQSIELLAHAADNFATNCIEGLTATTNGPSMVERGLMICTALAPEVGYDAAASIAKEAYASGRTIREVARDKTSLSESDLDRLLDPSGMTEPGLTGGPGGG; this is encoded by the coding sequence ATGGCCGGTGGTCCTGTCCGGCGCACTGAGCGCGACACGATGGGCGAACTGGAAGTACCAGATGGCGCCTACTACGGCGCGAGCACGATGCGCGCCGTCAAGAACTTTCCAGCGAGCGGCCTGAAGCCCCCGAGCCGCTTTGTCAGCGCACTGGCGCTGATCAAGCTGGCGGCAGCGAAAGTGAACGCCGATCTCGGCCTGCTCGACCGGGGGCTGGCCGACGCCATCGTCACGGCGGCAACCGAGATCGTTGATGGCAAGCTCGACGGGCAGATCGTCGTCGACGTGCTGTTCCAGACCGGCTCGGGCACCTCGACCAACATGAACGCCAACGAGGTGATCGCGAACCGGGCCATCGAGCTGCTCGGCGGGCAGATCGGCTCGCGCAAGCCGGTCCACCCGAACGACCACGTCAATATCTGCCAGTCCTCGAATGACGTGATCCCGAGCGCGATCCAGCTTGCCGCGCTGGTCGCCATCAAGGAAGACCTGATCCCGGCGCTGGAGCGTCTTCAGGCCGCGCTGCTGAAGCAGTCCGACGAGCTGATGCCGGTCATCAAGACCGGCCGCACGCACCTGCAGGACGCCACGCCGGTGCGTCTGGGGCAGGAGTTCCTGGGGTACGCCGGGCAGGCTGAGCGGGCGATCCGCCGCCTGAAGCACGCGCAGGAGGAGCTGGGCGATCTGCCGCTCGGCGGCACGGCGGTTGGCACGGGCATCAACGCCCACCCCGAGTTCTCGGCCCGCGCCTGCAAGGTCCTGTCGGAGCTGTCGGGCGTCGAGGTCTGGGAGACGACCAACCATTTCCAGGCGCAGAACACGCTCGACGCGGTCCTGGAGACGAGCGGCGTCCTGCGGACCACCGCCATCAGCCTGATCAAGATCGCCAATGACATCCGCTGGATGGCGTCTGGCCCCCGCGCCGGCTTCGCCGAGCTGGATCTGCCGGCTCTGCAGCCGGGCAGCTCGATCATGCCGGGCAAGGTCAACCCGGTGATCGCCGAGGCGGTCTGTCAGGTGGTCGGCCAGGTCGTCGGCAACGACCAGACGGTCGCGATCAGCGCGCTGCAGGGCAGCAACTTCGAGCTGAACGTGATGATGCCGGTCGCCTGCTACAACGTCCTGCAGTCTATCGAGCTGCTGGCGCACGCCGCCGACAACTTCGCGACGAACTGCATCGAGGGGCTGACGGCGACGACCAACGGACCGTCGATGGTCGAGCGGGGCCTGATGATCTGCACCGCCCTGGCGCCTGAGGTCGGGTATGACGCGGCGGCGTCCATCGCCAAGGAGGCCTACGCCTCCGGCCGCACGATCCGCGAGGTGGCGCGCGACAAGACCTCGCTCTCGGAGAGCGACCTCGACCGGCTGCTGGACCCGTCCGGGATGACCGAGCCAGGGCTGACGGGCGGCCCCGGCGGCGGCTGA
- a CDS encoding ABC transporter permease, whose translation MAATSERSATVSPAAAAAAPARLGPPRTFWRDTARRFRRRTSAMIGLALVGLFLVATLIGLFGTPATTNRSNLGQRLRAPSLTQPFGTDGFGRDVLFRVLQGAPLALAVGVVSVAIGSVLGCAQGLIAGYYRGKVGAAIMGFTDAMLAFPTLLLALSVVATLGSGLSNVMIAVGISTMPRFTRMMEAEVLSIGSRDFVLASRAIGADTRRILLRHILPNALSSVLVMATLYISTAILAEATLSFLGLGPPPPTPTWGSMINDGSSVLETAPWVALFPGLAITLTVLGFSLVGDGVRDALDARLRDR comes from the coding sequence ATGGCAGCGACCTCTGAACGCTCCGCGACGGTCTCCCCAGCGGCAGCAGCGGCGGCGCCGGCCCGGCTCGGGCCGCCGCGTACGTTCTGGCGAGACACGGCCAGACGGTTCCGCCGCCGCACCTCCGCCATGATCGGGCTGGCGCTCGTGGGCCTCTTCCTGGTGGCAACGCTCATCGGGCTGTTCGGGACGCCGGCCACCACCAACCGCAGCAACCTCGGGCAGCGGCTGCGCGCCCCCAGCCTGACGCAGCCCTTCGGCACGGACGGCTTCGGCCGCGATGTGCTGTTCCGGGTGCTCCAGGGCGCGCCGCTCGCCCTGGCCGTCGGCGTCGTCTCGGTGGCCATCGGCAGCGTGCTGGGCTGCGCGCAGGGCCTGATCGCCGGCTACTACCGTGGCAAGGTCGGCGCGGCGATCATGGGCTTCACGGACGCCATGCTGGCCTTCCCGACGCTGCTGCTGGCGCTGTCGGTGGTGGCGACGCTCGGCTCGGGCCTGAGCAACGTCATGATCGCCGTCGGCATCTCCACGATGCCGCGCTTCACCCGCATGATGGAAGCCGAGGTGCTCTCCATCGGCAGCCGCGACTTTGTGCTGGCGTCGCGGGCCATCGGCGCGGACACGCGGCGCATCCTCCTGCGGCACATCCTGCCGAACGCGCTGTCGTCGGTGCTGGTGATGGCGACGCTGTACATCTCGACGGCGATCCTGGCCGAGGCGACCTTGAGCTTCCTGGGGCTGGGGCCGCCGCCGCCGACGCCCACCTGGGGCTCGATGATCAACGACGGCAGCTCGGTGCTGGAGACGGCGCCCTGGGTGGCGCTCTTCCCCGGGCTGGCGATCACCCTGACGGTGCTCGGGTTCAGCCTCGTGGGAGACGGTGTGCGCGACGCCCTCGACGCCCGCCTCCGAGACCGGTAA
- a CDS encoding ABC transporter permease — protein MTFVLSRLVRAVLTVFGALTLVFLSLRLTPGDPVEIMLGDYRTPELVAILRAQYGLDRPLPVQYLVFVKNTLTGDFGMSLAKRQDVSVIIGAAWPYTVALALASMVVTCIIGIPLGTIAALKRNTWADFSAMVISLLGVAMPGFLMALLMIYLFAYWLGWFPVQGAGEGRGVAILGYYLVLPSVALGFQSAALVARTTRASLLAVLDEDYMRTARAKGLSEAVILQVHAYRNALVPILAVLGLFFGQLLGGAAVAEIVFGRPGLGKLLVDSILSRDYPLSQALISVFLMGVILVNFVTDTLYGLADPRIRRGT, from the coding sequence ATGACGTTTGTGCTGAGCCGCCTGGTGCGGGCGGTGCTGACCGTCTTCGGGGCGCTGACGCTGGTCTTCCTGAGCCTGCGTCTGACCCCTGGCGACCCCGTCGAGATCATGCTGGGCGACTACCGCACCCCGGAGCTGGTGGCGATCCTGCGCGCCCAGTACGGGCTCGACCGACCGCTGCCCGTGCAGTATCTCGTCTTCGTGAAGAACACTCTGACCGGCGACTTCGGCATGTCGCTGGCGAAGCGCCAGGATGTCAGCGTCATCATCGGGGCAGCGTGGCCGTACACGGTGGCGCTGGCGCTGGCCTCGATGGTGGTCACCTGCATCATCGGCATCCCGCTCGGGACCATCGCCGCGCTCAAGCGGAACACCTGGGCCGACTTCTCGGCTATGGTGATCTCCCTGCTCGGGGTGGCGATGCCGGGCTTCCTGATGGCCCTGCTGATGATCTACCTGTTTGCCTACTGGCTCGGCTGGTTCCCGGTCCAGGGGGCCGGCGAAGGGCGAGGCGTCGCCATCCTGGGCTACTACCTCGTCCTGCCGTCGGTGGCGCTCGGGTTCCAGTCGGCCGCGCTGGTGGCTCGCACGACGCGCGCCTCGCTGCTGGCCGTGCTGGACGAGGACTACATGCGAACGGCCCGCGCGAAGGGCCTGTCCGAGGCCGTGATTCTTCAGGTCCATGCGTACCGCAACGCGCTCGTCCCGATCCTCGCCGTCCTCGGCCTGTTCTTTGGACAATTGCTCGGCGGCGCCGCCGTGGCCGAGATCGTGTTCGGGCGGCCGGGCCTGGGCAAGCTGCTGGTCGACTCGATTCTCTCGCGTGACTATCCGCTCTCGCAGGCGCTCATCAGCGTCTTCCTGATGGGCGTGATCCTGGTCAACTTCGTGACGGACACCCTCTACGGGCTGGCCGATCCGCGCATTCGGCGAGGCACCTGA
- a CDS encoding ABC transporter substrate-binding protein, which yields MPHAHRSTPQGGSLVSRRCFIGLFVGASTAALAAACQSAPAAQPTAKPAAETAKPAVATQVPPTAVPAAGASPAASPAASPAAAASPVAAASPSPSPAAASSAAPAPAVAASGAKKVYKLAVLGDIATMDPAIMNQQVDFQIAETIFNLIGRYPYDPPLGNAITPELAEGWEVQDGARTWIFHLRKGVKFHKGYGDLTAEDVKYNWERIKDPKTASPFRAEFSGTTIDVLDPYTIKVAFDRPVPSFVSASLGFRPGFVISPKAHQELGDRWKTGPVGSGPFIWNNYQAGTSLSLVRNPDYWGPKPKIDEILYRFKVDDRAAMLAVAKGELDAYYLSDPDLMAQAAKNPDPNTVFLKSNLGQSPFMFWFNMARKPFDDVRVRQALRYAIDNEAIARDLFGGLAQPIHSYLPPFSFGYTEDVPRFEYNPDKAKQLLKEANVPANWSFNLLSYSALLICRRVTEAVASYWNDIGVKVTPELAENAVVAQKTGPRDFDVWGTYIGRIDPDQFTTPYFLSSSPSNFSGYKDADDLITVTRTEPDPAKRAQAYGDLQRKLSQDSPAAFIIACSEGILANKKVTGLTGAGWQERHPWWDIDVPAV from the coding sequence ATGCCACACGCGCATCGCTCCACGCCGCAGGGCGGATCGCTGGTCAGCCGCCGGTGCTTCATCGGACTGTTTGTTGGCGCATCGACCGCCGCCCTGGCCGCAGCCTGCCAGAGCGCACCGGCCGCCCAGCCGACGGCCAAGCCGGCCGCCGAGACGGCCAAGCCGGCCGTCGCGACCCAGGTTCCGCCGACGGCGGTCCCGGCCGCTGGCGCCAGCCCGGCCGCGAGTCCGGCTGCCAGCCCGGCGGCCGCGGCCAGCCCGGTGGCGGCCGCGAGTCCTTCGCCGTCGCCGGCCGCCGCGTCGAGCGCCGCGCCCGCGCCGGCCGTTGCCGCCAGCGGCGCGAAGAAGGTCTACAAGCTGGCCGTGCTCGGGGATATCGCCACGATGGACCCGGCCATCATGAACCAGCAGGTGGACTTCCAGATCGCCGAGACGATCTTCAACCTGATCGGCCGGTATCCGTACGATCCGCCGCTGGGCAACGCCATCACGCCGGAGCTGGCCGAGGGCTGGGAAGTGCAGGACGGCGCGCGCACCTGGATCTTCCACCTCCGCAAGGGCGTCAAGTTCCACAAAGGCTACGGCGACCTGACGGCAGAGGACGTGAAGTACAACTGGGAGCGGATCAAGGATCCAAAGACGGCCTCGCCGTTCCGTGCCGAGTTCAGCGGCACCACCATCGACGTGCTCGATCCGTACACCATCAAGGTGGCGTTCGACCGGCCGGTGCCGTCGTTTGTGTCGGCGTCGCTCGGGTTCCGACCGGGCTTCGTGATCTCCCCGAAGGCGCACCAGGAGCTTGGCGACCGCTGGAAGACCGGCCCGGTTGGCTCGGGGCCGTTCATCTGGAACAACTATCAGGCCGGCACCAGCCTCTCGCTGGTCAGGAACCCCGACTACTGGGGGCCGAAGCCGAAGATCGACGAGATCCTCTACCGCTTCAAGGTGGACGACCGCGCCGCGATGCTGGCCGTCGCCAAGGGCGAGCTTGACGCGTACTACCTGTCCGACCCGGACCTGATGGCCCAGGCGGCGAAGAACCCGGACCCGAACACCGTCTTCCTCAAGTCGAACCTCGGGCAATCGCCGTTCATGTTCTGGTTCAACATGGCCCGCAAGCCGTTCGACGACGTGCGGGTGCGCCAGGCGTTGCGCTACGCCATCGACAACGAGGCCATCGCGCGCGACCTGTTCGGCGGGCTGGCCCAGCCGATTCACAGCTACCTGCCGCCGTTCAGCTTCGGCTACACCGAGGACGTGCCGCGCTTTGAGTACAACCCGGACAAGGCCAAGCAGCTGCTCAAGGAGGCGAACGTCCCGGCCAACTGGTCGTTCAACCTCCTGAGCTACTCGGCGCTGCTGATCTGCCGCCGCGTCACCGAGGCCGTCGCCTCGTACTGGAACGACATCGGCGTCAAGGTCACGCCCGAGCTGGCCGAGAACGCCGTGGTGGCCCAGAAGACCGGCCCGCGCGACTTCGACGTGTGGGGCACGTACATCGGCCGGATCGATCCGGACCAGTTCACCACCCCGTACTTCCTGTCCTCGTCGCCGTCGAACTTCTCGGGGTACAAGGACGCCGACGACCTCATCACCGTCACCCGGACCGAGCCAGACCCGGCGAAGCGGGCGCAGGCGTACGGCGACTTGCAGCGGAAGCTCTCGCAGGACTCGCCGGCCGCGTTCATCATCGCCTGCTCGGAAGGCATCCTGGCCAACAAGAAGGTCACCGGCCTGACCGGCGCTGGCTGGCAGGAGCGGCACCCCTGGTGGGATATCGACGTGCCGGCCGTCTGA